DNA from Mesorhizobium sp. B2-1-1:
ACACCCGGCATGTCGAGGAGGCGCTGGCGCGCCTGACCGAGAGCTATTATGCGATGGGCCTGACTTCGGAGGCGCAGACCGCTGCCGCCGTTCTCGGCACCAATTATCCCGACAGCCCATGGTACAAGGATTCCTACAAGCTCCTGCAGAGCAACGGGCTTGCGCCGCGCGAGAGTGCTGGCTCGTGGATATCCAAGGCCGGGAAACTGATCACCGGCGCCTGATGCAGGCGTAACGATGCTTTCCAGGCTGTCGATCCGCGATATCGTCCTGATCGAGAAGCTGGATATCGACTTCCAGCCCGGTCTCTCGGTGCTGACGGGCGAGACCGGCGCCGGAAAATCCATCCTGCTCGACGCTCTGTCCTTGGCGCTTGGGGCTCGCGGTGACGCTTCCCTGGTGCGCCACGGCGCGGCACAGGGCCAGGTGATTGCCGTGTTCGACGTGCCGCGCAACCATCCGGTGCGCGCGTTGCTTGCCGAGAATGCCATCGAGGACGACGGCGACATCATCCTGCGCCGCTTGCAGACTGTGGACGGCCGCACCCGCGTCTTCGTCAACGATCAGCCGTCCAGCGTGACGCTGATGCGCGACGTCGGCCGCGCGCTGGTCGAGATCCACGGCCAGCATGACGAACGCGCCCTTGTCGATCCCGGCGCGCATCGCGACGTGCTCGACGCTTTCGGCGGCCATCTCGGCGCCGTCCGGTCGACGGGCGAGGCCTGGCGGCACTGGCGCGCCTGCGAGCAGGAGCTCTCGCGCCATCGTGCCAAGGTGGCGGCGGCGGCGCGCGAAGCGGACTACCTGCGCGCAGCGGTTGCCGAACTGACCAAGCTCGATCCGCAGCCGGGTGAGGAGACTGAGCTTGCCGACTTGCGCGCCCACATGATGCGGGCCGAGAAGATCGCCTCCGAAATCCACGACGCGCAGGACGTGCTTTCGGGTCCATCCTCGCCCTTGCCGCAACTGGCCAGCCTGCTCAGGCGGTTGCAGCGCAAGGCAGGCGAGGCCCCCGGGCTGCTCGACGAAGTGGTCAAGTCGCTGGATGAGGCGATGCTGTCGCTCGACGCGGCGCAGTCGGGTGTCGAGGCGGCTTTGCGCGCCACCGAATATGATCCACAGCGGCTGGAAAAGGCGGAAGAGCGGTTGTTTTCGCTGCGCGCGGCATCGCGCAAGCACAGCGTTGCCGTCGATGATTTGGCGCAATTGCGCGACACGATGGTTGCCGATCTTGCCGATCTCGATGCCGGCGAGGAGCGCCTTCATGGGCTGGAAAAGCAGGCGGCCGCAGCGCGCGAAGCCTATGACATCGCCGCCGCGCAGTTGTCCTCGCTTCGCCATGCCGCGGCGGTCGGCCTGACCAAGGCCGTGATGGCCGAACTGCCGGCGCTGAAGCTCGAACGCGCCGCCTTCATCGTCGAGATGAAGAGCGAGGCCGAGAGCCGCATGGAAGAGGGCATCGACCAGATCGAGTTCTGGGTGCGCACCAATCCCGGCACGCGACCCGGGCCGATGATGAAGGTTGCTTCCGGCGGCGAGCTTTCGCGCTTCCTACTGGCGCTGAAGGTGGCGCTGGCCGACCGGGGCTCGGCGCCAACGCTGGTCTTCGATGAAATCGACACAGGGGTGGGCGGCGCCGTCGCGGATGCCATCGGCCAGCGGCTGGCAAGATTGTCCAGGCGCGTGCAGGTGCTCTCGGTCACCCATGCGCCGCAGGTGGCGGCCCGCGCGGCGACGCACTTCCTGATCTCCAAGTCCGGCAGCACCGACAAGGTCGCGACCGGCATCGCCGAAATGGACCGGGCGGCGCGCCAGGAAGAGATCGCGCGCATGCTGGCCGGCGCCACCATCACCGACGAAGCGCGCGCGGCCGCCGAGAGATTGCTGCGGGAGAATACGGCGGCTGCCTGAAAGCTCGTTTCCCGTGAAGGCGAGTCAGGATATGGCTGCATCCTGCTGTTCAGGAATGATTTTTTCGCAGGCCGGCTCCCTCCTGCCAAATCCTGATTTATAGTGGCGCCCAACCAAAGTGCGCCGCGCCTTGGTTATTGTTTTGTGCATGTCGTTGCCCCAAAATCGCACCGTATTTTGGGCGGCGTGCATTGGTCAGGGAAGCCGTGCGATGTCTGAAAGACCAGTCGATTCACTCAGTGAGAGCGAAGCCGAAGCGGAGCTGAAGCGCCTGGCGCAGGAGATCGCGGAGCACGACCGCCGCTACCATACCGAGGACGCGCCTGTTATCACCGACGCCGCCTATGATGCGCTGACCCGGCGCAACTTCGCCATCGAGCAGCGCTTTCCCGCCCTGGTGCGCGAGGATTCGCCATCGCGCAGGGTCGGTGCCGCGCCGGCGGAAGGCTTTGCCAAGGTGCGCCATGCCGTGCCCATGCTCAGCCTCGCCAAGGCCTATACCGACGAGGACGTCGCCGATTTCATCGAACGCGGCCGGCGCTTCTTCGACCGCGACAAGGATCTCGACATCGCCTTCACGGCCGAACCGAAGATCGACGGCCTGTCGGCCTCGCTGCGTTACGAGAACGGCGTGTTCGTGCAGGGCGCAACGCGCGGGGATGGCGCTGTCGGCGAAGACATCACCGCCAATCTGAGGACCATCGCCGATATTCCCGGCAGGCTGAAAGGCTCGGGCTGGCCCGAAATCATCGAGATACGCGGCGAGGTCTACATGACCTATGCCGAATTCGAGGCGCTGAAGCAGCGCTCAGCGGCCGCCGGCGGCCAGGACTATGTCAATCCGCGCAATACGGCGGCTGGGTCGCTGCGCCAGAAGGATCCATCGGTCACCGCCAGCCGGAACCTCAAATTCTTTGCCTATGCCTGGGGCTACACGACAGCCGACCCCGCTCCGACACAATACGATTCGGTGCAGAAATTCGCGGAATGGGGCTTCAAAGTCAGCCCGCTGATGGTGCGGGCGAGGTCGGTCGGCGAGCTGATCGCGCATTATCACCGCATCGAGGAACAGCGTTCTTCCTTGGGCTACGACATCGACGGCGTCGTCTACAAGGTCGACCAACTGGAGTTGCAGCGCCGGTGGGGCTTCGTCACCGGCGAACCGCGCTGGGCCATCGCGCACAAATTTCCGGCCGAACAGGCGATGACGACCGTGCAGAAGATCGATATCCAGGTCGGGCGCACCGGCACGCTGGCGCCGGTGGCGAGGCTTGCGCCCGTGACAGTCGGGGGCGTCGTGGTCGAGAACGTCACGCTGCACAACGAAGACTATATCAAGGGTTTCGACAGCAACGGCCAGCCGATCCGCGACGGCATCGACGTGCGCATCGGCGACACCGTGGTGATCCAGCGGGCAGGGGATGTCATCCCGCAGATCGTCAGTGTCGTCGTCGACAAGCGTCCGCCGGATGCCGTGCCTTACGAATTCCCACATACTTGCCCGATCTGCGGCTCGCCGGCGACGCGCGAAATCAACGAGAAGACCGGCAAGGAGGATTCCCGCAGGCGTTGCACGGGCGAACTGATCTGCCCCGCGCAAGCCGTGGAAGGGCTGCGCCACTTCGTGTCGCGCGGGGCCATGGATATCGAGGGACTAGGCGCGGAAAACATCGACCTGTTCTTCAATGCGGGCCTGGTCAAGACGGCCGCCGACATCTTCACGCTCAGGGATCGGCGTCCCGCCGTCACCAAGGCGCTGGCCGAGCGGCGCGAGGAGCAGGCGAGGCAGCGCGAGGCGGCGTCGGGCAAGACGCGCAAGAATGTGCGCAGCGTCGAGGACCGCAACTATGAAGGGTTGGACAAGCTCTTTGCGGCGATCGATTCGCGCCGCGAACCCGAGCTCGACCGCTTCATCTTTGCGCTTGGGATCCGCCATATCGGCGAAACGACGGCGGCCGTGCTTGCCCGGACGTTTTCGACAATCGAGGAACTGATCCGCGTCGGCAAGGAGACCGCGGCGGCTGACGATCCGCATAGTGTCTTCCCGTCGATCAACGGCATCGGCGATACGGTGATCAACGCGCTGGCCGATTTCTTCGGCAATGAGCGCAATGACGACGTGCTTGAGGCGTTGCTTAAACAGGTCAGGCCGAAGCCGTATGTCGTCACCGTCTCGGCCGACAGCGTGGTCGCGGGCAAGACCGTCGTGTTCACGGGCTCGCTGGAAAAGATGACGCGTTCCGAAGCCAAGGCGATGGCCGAACGGCTGGGCGCCAAGGTGGCGGGCTCGGTTTCGGCCAAGACCGATCTGGTAGTGGCGGGGCCCGGCGCCGGCTCGAAACTCAAGCTTGCCAGTGAACTCGGCATCGAGGTCATAGACGAGGACGCGTGGCTGCAGCGGATCGGCAAGGCATGATGTCAGGCGAATTCAAGGGGTTCGGCCAAAAGGCTATTCCGTTCCTGAAGGCACTTGATTTCCACCAGAGTCGCGAGTGGTTCGTAGAGAATCGCGACCTGTTCGAACAGGAATTG
Protein-coding regions in this window:
- the ligA gene encoding NAD-dependent DNA ligase LigA encodes the protein MSERPVDSLSESEAEAELKRLAQEIAEHDRRYHTEDAPVITDAAYDALTRRNFAIEQRFPALVREDSPSRRVGAAPAEGFAKVRHAVPMLSLAKAYTDEDVADFIERGRRFFDRDKDLDIAFTAEPKIDGLSASLRYENGVFVQGATRGDGAVGEDITANLRTIADIPGRLKGSGWPEIIEIRGEVYMTYAEFEALKQRSAAAGGQDYVNPRNTAAGSLRQKDPSVTASRNLKFFAYAWGYTTADPAPTQYDSVQKFAEWGFKVSPLMVRARSVGELIAHYHRIEEQRSSLGYDIDGVVYKVDQLELQRRWGFVTGEPRWAIAHKFPAEQAMTTVQKIDIQVGRTGTLAPVARLAPVTVGGVVVENVTLHNEDYIKGFDSNGQPIRDGIDVRIGDTVVIQRAGDVIPQIVSVVVDKRPPDAVPYEFPHTCPICGSPATREINEKTGKEDSRRRCTGELICPAQAVEGLRHFVSRGAMDIEGLGAENIDLFFNAGLVKTAADIFTLRDRRPAVTKALAERREEQARQREAASGKTRKNVRSVEDRNYEGLDKLFAAIDSRREPELDRFIFALGIRHIGETTAAVLARTFSTIEELIRVGKETAAADDPHSVFPSINGIGDTVINALADFFGNERNDDVLEALLKQVRPKPYVVTVSADSVVAGKTVVFTGSLEKMTRSEAKAMAERLGAKVAGSVSAKTDLVVAGPGAGSKLKLASELGIEVIDEDAWLQRIGKA
- the recN gene encoding DNA repair protein RecN, which gives rise to MLSRLSIRDIVLIEKLDIDFQPGLSVLTGETGAGKSILLDALSLALGARGDASLVRHGAAQGQVIAVFDVPRNHPVRALLAENAIEDDGDIILRRLQTVDGRTRVFVNDQPSSVTLMRDVGRALVEIHGQHDERALVDPGAHRDVLDAFGGHLGAVRSTGEAWRHWRACEQELSRHRAKVAAAAREADYLRAAVAELTKLDPQPGEETELADLRAHMMRAEKIASEIHDAQDVLSGPSSPLPQLASLLRRLQRKAGEAPGLLDEVVKSLDEAMLSLDAAQSGVEAALRATEYDPQRLEKAEERLFSLRAASRKHSVAVDDLAQLRDTMVADLADLDAGEERLHGLEKQAAAAREAYDIAAAQLSSLRHAAAVGLTKAVMAELPALKLERAAFIVEMKSEAESRMEEGIDQIEFWVRTNPGTRPGPMMKVASGGELSRFLLALKVALADRGSAPTLVFDEIDTGVGGAVADAIGQRLARLSRRVQVLSVTHAPQVAARAATHFLISKSGSTDKVATGIAEMDRAARQEEIARMLAGATITDEARAAAERLLRENTAAA